The Chryseobacterium indologenes genomic sequence TCTCATACTTCTACAGAATCCAGCAATTGTATTAAAATAACAGAAATTGGTAAATCTACACCTTATTATATATCACAAAATACAATAATAGGATTCAACTATGAACCGGGGTATGAGTATAAAGTTATTATAAAATTAACTAAAATAACAAACCCACCAGCTGACGGAAGTGATACGAACTACGAGCTAATTAAAATCCTATCTAAAGAACAGGTACTGTAATAATCTAATAAATTGTGTTCATTTCTATTAATGTTTAAGGTAAGCTGATTTTTTTTCCCTGTTCCGGAAAAATATAATTGACTTGTAAAGGATTGTTTTCCAATAGCTCATTTTTTATAATCTCGGGATTATTTCCGGTTGGTTTTCTATGGGTGACAACGATGCTAAGGCCCTGTAAATCTTTTTGTCCTGTTTTTTCTTTCAGCTTATTCAGTTCCTCGACCAATAATTTAGGAGTGAGGTGGCCAAACAACAGGTTTTCCGGTTGACTGTCAGGAAAAGAAACTTCAATTAAAATCGTATGGAGCTGCTTCTTTTTTATCAAGGGAGCAATACTGTTCCAAAGTTGATCAAGCCTATCGGATTTTTCAATTCTATCGGCACCGGTATCTCCCAGATACAGTAAATAATTTTCACCGTTTCTTACAAGAGCGGCACTGCTTTTATAAGGATTGATATGGCTCAGTTCAAATGCTTTTACAAATAATGAAGTCTTCTGTACCGGAACTTCCATCCCGTTGGAAAGTTCATGGTAATGATATTTTCCCAGGATAGGTTTTTGCCCCTGATCGGCAAAATTGATCCATGTATCGGTGATAAAATAGTGATTTTGCAGAATCTGCAGTACCGGGGCAATTCCAAAAATATCTTTTTTAGAATCAGCCGGAGAATTGATAATAAGTCCTGCCAGATGATCTAAATGGCCATGAGAAATAAAATATCCTTTTATCTGATCCTTTAACACAGTTTCTTCCGTACCCGTAAGGCTTTTCATTTGGATGGCTTTTCTTATTCCCGTATTGATGGTCCCTGCGTCCAGAGAAAGATACGTATTGTCTTTGGGGGCTCCCACCAAATAAGCTGATAAATTATCTTCCTGTTCGCCTCCATAAATACCCAATGGAATAAGATCAAAACTTTGAGCATAGCAACCAAAATGTGCACATATGCCAAGTAGAGAAAGTGCTATTTTTTTCATAATATTAAAACTTGATATCTATCCTTTACAATAGACCAGGCAAAATTACACTATTTTTTTACGATTTTACGATTGCACAAGACTTATCTGCTTATGTCAAACACTTGTTTTTTTATTGTATTTTTACTTACTGTCTTAATTTTAATAACTTTAATAATTAAATTGTAAAAAATAAATGTAACTCTTATGCAGATAAAACCATTAGCGCTGATTTTAATTGTAGTTTTTCAATTGTTCAGTATAAATACATTTTCACAGAAAACAGCAGGCTTAAATGCTTTGCTGGACAAAAATTCTGAATTTATCTTTCCGCAAACCACTGACAGAATTTCAAAGATCCTGAACTCAAAAACTATATTTTATGAAGATGCAAATGAGGAGAAATATGCCAGGTGGACGACCAAATCGGGACTTGAATTATATTGCAGCCTTGGAAAAAATAATTCGGTGAATGAAATGTTTTTTGATGTTCCGGATGATAAGTTCCTGATCGTTGAAGGCCTGCCTTTTGGGCTGGCACTCAATAAAAGTACCTTAAAGGATGCTCAAAATGCATTTGGTAAGTATGGGGCAAAATCTGAAAAATTAGATAACGGAAGCCAATTTCCGGGTGGTACCAAGCTGGTTTTTAAGAAAAGCAGATACTATGCAACCCTGTTCTTCGATCATAAAAACCTTTTAAAATCTCTAGGCCTTACCACTGAACTTATTGATCCTGCCGCAAATTAAAAAAATAGCTGTTCTGAAAGGTTTTTAATTCGAGACCAGTGGCTCGTGTTGCTATGCTTTTACCGAGTGGAAAAAAATTCTGTACTATTTTAATAGGATTAGGATTTTTCCTTTGTCAAAAAATAAACCGAGTCTATAAATTAGACTCGGTTTTATTTATATTTCAGCTGATTCTTATTGAATCTCTATAAACGTATTGGTATCCATAAAGTTTGATGAGTCATTTTGATACTCCTCAAGCATGAATTACATCCTGCCTTTTGCTTTTCTGCTTAATGATGACCCGTACATCATCGGGATATTTACAGTTTTTAACCTGAAAAGTCATCCAGCATGGCTGCAGATGGAACAAAAAATAAAGTTCCTGTCTGCGCAGTACTGAAATCCAGGATCCTGTCATAATTTCCTGCCGGATCACCAATAAACATATTTGTCAGCATTTTCTCTACTGTACTGAATGTACTGGCATAGCAGATAAAGTACGTCCCCATTTCATTGGTGGAAACATTTCCGAAAGGCATATTATCCCGGACTACCTTAAAATCATCACCTACATTAGCCAAGGCAATATGAGAGTTTTTAGGCTTTACTTCGTCATCCATTTCAATATCCTGCTCTTTTGACCTGCCGATAACTTTTTCCTGCTCTTCTACAGAAAGTGATTTCCAGGCAGACATGTTATGAATATATTTTTGTACAAAAAGATAGCTGCCTCCGGCATATTGAGGATCCGAATCATTAATAATTGCGAAATACTCGCGGTCCTGCCCATGCGGATTTTCAGTTCCATCCACAAATCCTAAAATAGATCTGCTGTCCCAATACCTGAATCCCTGCACCTCAACGATACAGTCTGCAATATCTTTCATAAAATCTGATATCGTGGAAGCCATATCATAGGCAAAACTCTTTTCATCAGCCCGTATGTGGAAATGCAAATCTCCTCTGGTGCTTACGGCAGTGTGTTTGCTGCCTTGTATCGCTTCAAATTTTTTAAACTCTTTAGGCAGTGGCGCCGGCAATTCCAGTTGTGCCCATGCTTCATATCCGATTCCCATGACACAGCTTGCTTTTGAATCCGGAAACCGGTCAAGAGCAGAATTATTAAGGTTAATGACCAATGCACACATTCGTTGAAATACGGCTTTGATTCTGGATGAATCTACATCCTGTTTAAAATTCCAAACCAGAAAATAGGTGTTGTTGTTAGGATAGTCTGTTACATTTTGAGAATTCATGTTTTTTTGTGTTTCGTTTGCTGACATTTCTACTTATTTCTAATGGATCAAATGTAATGAATGATAACCGTACCACACTACCTTATCCTTGAGATAAACAATTTATGACATTTTTTTCACAAATTACAGTAAAGACTTTTAGATTTTTCCTCATTAAACACGCCTTAAATTCAGTATTATTGTATTGAAATTAACCTGCAATAAAATACTATGGGACATTGGGAAATTTTTCTGTTCTTTCTGATCATTGCCTTCGTCTATGCATCAGTAGGATTTGGCGGTGGTTCCAGCTATCTGGCGGTGCTGGCTATGTACAATCTCCCGTATCAGGAAATACGATTAACCGCTCTGATCTGCAATGTCATTGTTGTCGTTGGAGGCGTTTATATTTATGTTAAAAATAATCAGATTGACTGGAGAAAAGTCCTTCCCATTACCCTGGTAAGCGTTCCATCAGCCTATCTGGGAGCCATACTGAAAATAAGCCAGGAGACGTTTTTTCTCATTCTGGGAATCACTTTAATTATCGCAGCCCTATTATTATGGATAAAAACCGGAACTAAAAATGATAAAGAACCAACTGAGCCTACAAAACAATCCATACTCGGAAATACTGCTTTAGGAGGAGGAATAGGATTTTTATCAGGATTAGTGGGAATTGGTGGTGGAATTTTTCTATCCCCTTTGCTTAATCTTATGAAGTGGGATACGCCCAGGAGAATTGCCGCAACTTCAAGTGTTTTTATTCTTGTAAACTCTGTATCCGGTATATTCGGGCAGGTATCAAAATTGTCTGTGGAAGTGGATTCCGTAAGGATTCTGAGTTTGTGCCTGGCAGTTTTTTTAGGTGGGCAGATAGGTTCCAGAATGTCTCTGAAATGGAATCCTCTGGTTATAAAAAGAATGACTGCAGTACTTGTTCTTGTGGCAGGTATAAATGTTTTGATAAAATACTGGTAAATCTGTTTAAAAAAAATTAAAATGAAACTTAAAATA encodes the following:
- a CDS encoding Dyp-type peroxidase, which codes for MNSQNVTDYPNNNTYFLVWNFKQDVDSSRIKAVFQRMCALVINLNNSALDRFPDSKASCVMGIGYEAWAQLELPAPLPKEFKKFEAIQGSKHTAVSTRGDLHFHIRADEKSFAYDMASTISDFMKDIADCIVEVQGFRYWDSRSILGFVDGTENPHGQDREYFAIINDSDPQYAGGSYLFVQKYIHNMSAWKSLSVEEQEKVIGRSKEQDIEMDDEVKPKNSHIALANVGDDFKVVRDNMPFGNVSTNEMGTYFICYASTFSTVEKMLTNMFIGDPAGNYDRILDFSTAQTGTLFFVPSAAMLDDFSG
- a CDS encoding DUF4377 domain-containing protein, which encodes MTREAEFNIASSYEKCTPSHTSTESSNCIKITEIGKSTPYYISQNTIIGFNYEPGYEYKVIIKLTKITNPPADGSDTNYELIKILSKEQVL
- a CDS encoding 3',5'-cyclic-nucleotide phosphodiesterase, translating into MKKIALSLLGICAHFGCYAQSFDLIPLGIYGGEQEDNLSAYLVGAPKDNTYLSLDAGTINTGIRKAIQMKSLTGTEETVLKDQIKGYFISHGHLDHLAGLIINSPADSKKDIFGIAPVLQILQNHYFITDTWINFADQGQKPILGKYHYHELSNGMEVPVQKTSLFVKAFELSHINPYKSSAALVRNGENYLLYLGDTGADRIEKSDRLDQLWNSIAPLIKKKQLHTILIEVSFPDSQPENLLFGHLTPKLLVEELNKLKEKTGQKDLQGLSIVVTHRKPTGNNPEIIKNELLENNPLQVNYIFPEQGKKISLP
- a CDS encoding sulfite exporter TauE/SafE family protein; this translates as MGHWEIFLFFLIIAFVYASVGFGGGSSYLAVLAMYNLPYQEIRLTALICNVIVVVGGVYIYVKNNQIDWRKVLPITLVSVPSAYLGAILKISQETFFLILGITLIIAALLLWIKTGTKNDKEPTEPTKQSILGNTALGGGIGFLSGLVGIGGGIFLSPLLNLMKWDTPRRIAATSSVFILVNSVSGIFGQVSKLSVEVDSVRILSLCLAVFLGGQIGSRMSLKWNPLVIKRMTAVLVLVAGINVLIKYW